A genomic stretch from Petrimonas mucosa includes:
- a CDS encoding IS256 family transposase, which translates to MLLSKEQLSSVMAKHSERENGLHDLMEIMLESMMLAERREFLDQSKGNKGNGYRQGRSFGHGRVLEFRIPRDRYGNFHPKILALLRDQELECERLAGSLYCRGLTQGQVGEIFGEIYGEHYSKASISRMIDYLRSDVQEWLNRPLEGYYPIVLVDAIHIKIHRKRSVATEAFYVVLGVKEDKKREVLGIYNRPTESAAGWEDIFRDVQSRGAGHIGLLVSDGLTGLDSALSVVYPKTLLQRCVTHLKRNMLSKVRHGDKMELAEDLREVFRTGQKDYTKCEAWQNWTALCQKWGKDYRSIKRMGEDISYKYYFTYLQFHPRIQSMVYTTNWIERLNKDFRRVLKMRGAMPNEESVLVLIGKVAMDKDAYNRELPGIDRDKTLFPGE; encoded by the coding sequence ATGTTACTATCAAAGGAACAGCTTTCTTCCGTAATGGCCAAACATTCAGAGCGCGAAAACGGGTTACACGATTTAATGGAAATCATGCTTGAGAGTATGATGCTGGCAGAGCGTCGCGAGTTTTTAGACCAGTCAAAAGGTAACAAAGGGAATGGTTACCGTCAGGGTCGCAGTTTCGGGCATGGCCGTGTTCTGGAATTCAGGATTCCACGTGACCGTTACGGCAACTTCCATCCAAAGATTCTTGCATTGTTGCGTGACCAGGAACTGGAGTGCGAACGTTTGGCCGGCAGCCTTTATTGCAGGGGTTTGACCCAGGGGCAGGTCGGCGAGATCTTCGGTGAGATTTACGGTGAGCATTACAGCAAAGCCAGCATTTCGCGCATGATTGACTACTTGCGCTCCGATGTGCAGGAGTGGCTGAACCGTCCGTTGGAGGGTTATTACCCGATTGTATTGGTGGATGCCATCCATATCAAGATCCACCGTAAACGTTCAGTAGCCACTGAGGCTTTCTATGTGGTCCTGGGGGTGAAAGAGGACAAGAAGCGTGAGGTGCTGGGTATTTACAACCGCCCCACGGAGAGTGCCGCGGGCTGGGAAGATATCTTCCGGGATGTCCAAAGTCGTGGGGCAGGTCATATAGGACTGCTGGTAAGCGACGGGCTGACAGGCCTGGACTCGGCCCTGTCGGTCGTTTATCCGAAGACCCTGCTGCAGCGGTGCGTCACCCATTTGAAGCGCAACATGCTCTCCAAAGTGCGCCATGGTGACAAAATGGAGCTGGCGGAGGATTTACGCGAAGTGTTCCGTACGGGCCAGAAAGACTACACCAAGTGCGAAGCCTGGCAAAACTGGACGGCACTTTGCCAAAAATGGGGAAAGGATTACAGGAGCATCAAAAGGATGGGGGAGGATATTTCCTACAAATATTACTTCACCTATCTGCAATTCCACCCCCGTATCCAGTCAATGGTCTACACCACAAATTGGATAGAGCGGCTTAACAAGGACTTCCGGCGCGTATTGAAGATGCGAGGGGCAATGCCCAATGAGGAGTCGGTACTGGTACTCATCGGTAAAGTGGCGATGGACAAGGATGCTTATAACAGGGAATTACCCGGTATTGACAGGGACAAGACGTTGTTCCCCGGTGAGTGA
- a CDS encoding IS1634 family transposase — MFFKTSIKQKEGGHEYTHYRLCESYREGRFIRNRTLLSLGDLESVLPPEKIPFLCQRINQVYFEGKTFIISSLRDDKVEALCTKYVGLLHEAQKIEKAKKKAAGIEQVYIDRTTNSDIREVGGEWLCLQACRQLLLPEYLETFGWEKQDIALALTQIIARAVYPASEYKTSRWLKENSALCELTGVDPSAITKDKLYQMAHRLYGEKDGLERHFSNRTNDLFSLDDKIIIYDLTNTYFEGAMRESRIAKFGRSKEKRNDARQVVLAVVVNPEGFLKESQIFEGNMTDPESLQYILDKMKSHRGRSDKKQVVVMDAGIATNDNLKILKEESFDYICVSRGKLKEYRATSLSPVEIRDKSNQLIEISQVEVDGESDSFYKVKSYSKGLKEASMENRFTRAFECGLSQAAEALKKKGGTKKLEKVWERIGRLKEKYPSVHRLYQIHVEPDERGIHATSISWERIEAKSESRHGEYFLRTSLSVHGEEITWLIYNTIREVESTFRCLKTDLNLRPVFHKTDEATMAHLHLGLLAYQLVSTIRFKLKQFGITHEWREIVRIMNTQKMVTTHMVNTDEECVSIRKCSLPESKVRIIYKVLGYDEKPFIRKKSVVPQLNLEKNIYAGIQGISSGW, encoded by the coding sequence ATGTTTTTCAAGACAAGCATAAAGCAAAAGGAAGGGGGCCATGAGTATACCCATTACCGGTTGTGTGAGAGCTACCGGGAAGGCCGCTTCATCCGTAATCGCACGCTGCTCTCTTTGGGTGACCTGGAATCAGTTCTTCCACCTGAAAAGATTCCCTTTCTCTGTCAACGCATCAACCAGGTTTACTTCGAGGGCAAAACATTCATCATCTCATCGCTTCGTGATGACAAGGTGGAAGCCCTGTGCACGAAATACGTGGGACTACTCCATGAAGCGCAAAAGATAGAAAAGGCAAAGAAGAAGGCGGCTGGTATCGAGCAAGTGTACATTGACAGGACAACGAACAGTGATATCCGGGAGGTTGGTGGCGAATGGCTTTGTCTTCAAGCTTGCCGCCAATTGCTCCTGCCGGAGTATTTAGAGACTTTCGGCTGGGAGAAACAAGATATCGCCCTTGCTTTAACCCAGATCATCGCCCGGGCTGTTTACCCCGCATCGGAGTATAAAACCAGCCGTTGGTTGAAGGAGAACTCGGCGCTTTGTGAACTGACCGGGGTTGATCCTTCGGCCATCACCAAAGATAAGCTTTACCAGATGGCTCACCGGCTTTATGGTGAGAAGGATGGCTTGGAACGTCATTTTTCCAACCGTACGAACGATCTTTTTTCCTTGGATGACAAGATCATTATCTATGATTTGACAAATACCTACTTCGAGGGAGCTATGCGAGAGAGCCGGATAGCGAAGTTCGGGCGCAGCAAGGAAAAGCGTAACGATGCCAGACAGGTGGTGTTGGCTGTGGTGGTCAACCCGGAAGGTTTCCTGAAGGAGTCACAAATCTTTGAAGGCAACATGACTGATCCTGAAAGCCTGCAATATATTCTTGACAAGATGAAATCCCATAGGGGGAGATCCGATAAAAAGCAGGTGGTGGTCATGGATGCCGGCATCGCCACGAATGATAACCTGAAGATATTGAAAGAGGAATCCTTCGACTACATCTGTGTCTCACGGGGTAAACTCAAAGAATACCGTGCAACAAGCCTTTCCCCTGTGGAAATACGGGATAAATCCAACCAGCTCATCGAGATCAGTCAGGTAGAAGTGGATGGCGAAAGTGACAGCTTCTACAAGGTGAAGAGCTATAGCAAGGGTCTCAAGGAAGCGTCCATGGAAAACCGTTTCACGCGGGCCTTTGAATGTGGACTGAGCCAGGCAGCCGAAGCCCTGAAAAAGAAAGGAGGCACCAAAAAGCTTGAAAAGGTGTGGGAACGCATCGGCCGGCTAAAGGAAAAATACCCTTCGGTACACCGCCTGTATCAGATCCATGTGGAGCCCGACGAAAGGGGGATTCATGCCACATCCATATCCTGGGAGAGAATCGAGGCAAAGAGCGAATCAAGACATGGGGAATACTTCTTGCGTACTTCCCTGTCGGTACATGGAGAGGAGATCACCTGGCTGATTTACAACACTATAAGAGAAGTAGAGTCGACGTTTCGTTGCCTGAAGACTGATCTGAACCTGCGTCCCGTGTTTCATAAAACGGATGAGGCGACAATGGCTCATCTTCACCTCGGGCTGTTGGCCTACCAGCTGGTAAGCACGATCCGTTTCAAACTGAAACAATTTGGGATTACCCATGAGTGGAGAGAGATTGTCCGGATCATGAACACGCAGAAAATGGTGACAACGCACATGGTAAATACCGATGAAGAGTGTGTGTCGATTAGAAAATGTTCACTCCCTGAATCCAAAGTAAGAATCATATATAAGGTGTTGGGATACGATGAAAAACCATTTATCAGGAAAAAATCTGTAGTCCCCCAATTGAACCTTGAAAAAAATATATACGCAGGGATACAGGGAATTAGCTCCGGTTGGTAG